ACTTAATTTTGTTATATATTTAGGGAGGCGAAATTCCTGATTTCTAGCATTATTTTGTGATAAAAGTTTTTGAGTAATAGACTGAAGTTATAGGATGTTTCTAGATAATATTATAATGCTCTGATAAAACGTCTATGCTAAGGTAGAGGGTATATAGATAGAGAGGAAGGTTTATGAATGACAGAAGCAGCACCTTTGTTAAAAAAGCTAAATTTTAAGGATCAAGGACAGCCGGTATTAGTTATCAATGCCCCACAGTCTTATAACGATGTTAAGGCAGCATTTGAAGGGGAGGTCCATCAACAGGCTGGGCTTGAGAAGTATGAATTTGTGCAAGTGTTTGGAACAAGTAATCAAGAACTTCAATCACATGCAAAAAAAGCGGTTTCATATGTGAGCGAGGATGGATTACTGTGGCTATGCTACCCTAAAAAATCTTCAAAAACCTATAAAGGATCTGATTGCAGCCGTGATACGGTAACAGGTATGCTCTCTGAAGAGGGCTTTGAGCCAGTCCGGCAAATTGCCATTGATGAAGACTGGTCTGCATTAAGGTTCCGAAAACCTGAAAAAATTAAGAAAATGGTACGAACCTTTGCTTTAACAGAGGTAGGTAAAAAACGTACGGAGCAGGAATAGACTCTCTAGTATGAGTGTCTATTTTTTTTGTTTACAAAAAACGTTTACGTGTTTACGTTAATTGTGCACATGTTTACATGGTTGTTTACATCGCGTTTACAAAAATGTTTACGCGTTTATAAAACTGTACACATGCTGGTGTAGAGCCTTGTGCATAGAATTGACAGCGTTGTTTAAGGAATTAATTAAAACAATTTATTAAACTTCAAGTATTGAAGCAGCTGTTATTAGTCATTAATGTACCAGAAGCATATGCTGAGGTTAGAGCGCATTTGAAGGTGAAGTCCTTTAGGCGGTTGAACAGGAGATGTATGATATTTCTCAGTAATATGGAACAAGTACTCATAAACTTCCATTACATGAAAAAAATGCGGTTACTTATGTGAAAGAGGATGGTTTACTTTGGCTCTGATAATATCAAAGGAAATCATTGAGTATCCCATAAAGGGAATGCTTGCAGCCGCGAAACAGTTATGGATATTCTCTCTGAAGAAGGCTGCTTTAGCTACTTCAGCAAAACAACATTGACGAAGACTGGTCCGCGTTAAGGCTCCGAAAGGCCGAACATTAAGTACATGGTACGAACCTTTGCTGTAACAGAAGTAGGTAAAAAAACGTAGAGAGCTGTAATAGACCTTTCGATTGAGGGTCTATTTTTTGTATACGAAATATGTAAACTTGTTTACAATCTTGTATACATCGCGTTTACAAAAATGTTTACATGTATGCAAACCTGTACACATGCTGGTATATAGCTGTGTGTACGGTTTTGTATACATTGTATACAGAAGCGTGTACAACGATTACGTATTGTTTACAATTTTACACTTTGATTTCTTTTGGACTTCATGATTGAACAATCTATCAATCTCCTATAATCTAAAAGTAGAATGTTAGATACATATCTTCATTAACATCTAAAATAAGAGAATGGAAGGATGACAATTTTGAATAATACTAGAATTGCAGCTGTTGATGTTGGGAATGATTCAATTAAGGCGATATTTGGAGAAATGGAATATGAACTTAATGTCCCTAATATTATTGCCAGAGATACTGAAGATCGCCCTGTAATTGGAATCGAAGAATTAGATGACAAAAATCCCCTTGATGGCATTCATATCAGAGTTCACTCCCCTGCTTTGAAGGATAACAATGCTATTTACCGTGTTGGTAATCTCGCAACAAAAAGTCCTAATGGAACAGAACTAGATCCTGGCAGCAGCAAGTCTGAGGAAGACCAAACTTTAGTTCTTCTTTTTACTACATTAGCATTGGACGCGGTGAAGGAAGGAAATAAGAATAATTTCCGTCAAACGAAAAACGTAATTGATGCTAACTACACACTTGGAACGGGCCTCCCTCTTCGTGAAGTTAAGGAAGGTAAGGATGCTGGCTACCGCTCGAAGTTAATCGGTTCTGTTCACCAAGTAGAGTTTCTTGTAACACCTAAATACCAAGGTTTAAAAGTAAACATCAAGTTTGATGAAATAAAAGTATACCCTGAAGGCTTTGCTGCCTATATTAACCTAGTTATGGATAATAACTTAAAAATCATTAATAAGGAGTTAATCGATAAGCGTATCTTGATTCAAGATATCGGTGGATTATCAACAGATATTGCCGTTATTAAAAATAGAAATGTCGATGATGATAAAGCGCAAGGCTTTAATCTTGGGGTTTCAGAATCATTGGAAGCAATCCGTGAAGAAATTAGGACAAAGCATGGTGTTGAACTAGACAGCCGCCGCGATGTTGTTGATATCATCACGAAGAAAAACGACCGAAATCATATCATGGTTAAAGGGAGCAGGACCAGTGTTCACGATATTACTGACCGCATCTTATTAGATTTAGCAAAGAAACAATATCGTTTATTACGAAATGTTTGGTCAAAGAACTCCCAAACAGAAATTTGCTACTTTGTTGGCGGTGGTGCAACCGTATTAAAGGATTATCTTAAAACATTAAATAATAATCTCGATGGGTTTAATATTGATTTCTTTGAAGATGAAAAAGAGAGTATTTGGATGAT
This genomic stretch from Neobacillus niacini harbors:
- a CDS encoding DUF3052 domain-containing protein, which encodes MTEAAPLLKKLNFKDQGQPVLVINAPQSYNDVKAAFEGEVHQQAGLEKYEFVQVFGTSNQELQSHAKKAVSYVSEDGLLWLCYPKKSSKTYKGSDCSRDTVTGMLSEEGFEPVRQIAIDEDWSALRFRKPEKIKKMVRTFALTEVGKKRTEQE
- a CDS encoding ParM/StbA family protein translates to MNNTRIAAVDVGNDSIKAIFGEMEYELNVPNIIARDTEDRPVIGIEELDDKNPLDGIHIRVHSPALKDNNAIYRVGNLATKSPNGTELDPGSSKSEEDQTLVLLFTTLALDAVKEGNKNNFRQTKNVIDANYTLGTGLPLREVKEGKDAGYRSKLIGSVHQVEFLVTPKYQGLKVNIKFDEIKVYPEGFAAYINLVMDNNLKIINKELIDKRILIQDIGGLSTDIAVIKNRNVDDDKAQGFNLGVSESLEAIREEIRTKHGVELDSRRDVVDIITKKNDRNHIMVKGSRTSVHDITDRILLDLAKKQYRLLRNVWSKNSQTEICYFVGGGATVLKDYLKTLNNNLDGFNIDFFEDEKESIWMMANAYYKLIMDYVRKTEKPKAEQPKKPVTN